The following proteins are encoded in a genomic region of Maribacter hydrothermalis:
- a CDS encoding phytanoyl-CoA dioxygenase family protein — MQQTNNKVEQGNKAHKDIPGNPSTATSSKQNLNDRSNGKSLRVLSEEDWKFWKENGYIVIKNAVPLEQAKATADFLWEFDEKSPTDTSTWYAPPRAEIQMKELTGTGMVEVYNHQHLWNNRQTQRVYDAFVDVWGTEKLWVTIDRANLNFPLPPGVDNKGFIHWDYDPETKPQNVQGVLALADQDDENMGGFQCIPWLYRNYDSWKLTQPEDRDHFQPSLEGLEDKIVKVKMMAGDLLIFNSTEPHGIRPNKSKDKVRIAQYISMMPAEPENEEMRNWRVNSWKNKIAPEGYAFPGDPRNWEQTKYDTAKLSPIGEKLLGLKSW; from the coding sequence ATGCAACAGACAAACAACAAAGTGGAACAGGGTAATAAAGCGCACAAAGATATACCAGGTAATCCATCAACGGCAACAAGCAGTAAGCAAAACTTAAACGATAGATCTAACGGCAAATCACTTCGTGTACTCAGCGAAGAAGATTGGAAATTCTGGAAGGAGAATGGATATATTGTCATAAAAAATGCTGTACCTCTAGAGCAAGCAAAAGCTACTGCAGATTTTTTATGGGAGTTTGATGAAAAGAGTCCCACAGATACTTCAACATGGTATGCGCCACCACGAGCAGAAATACAAATGAAAGAATTAACAGGAACAGGCATGGTTGAGGTGTATAACCATCAACATTTATGGAACAATAGACAAACACAAAGAGTATATGATGCCTTTGTAGATGTTTGGGGAACAGAAAAATTATGGGTAACTATTGATCGCGCAAATCTTAATTTTCCATTACCACCAGGAGTAGATAATAAAGGATTTATACATTGGGATTATGATCCAGAAACCAAACCGCAAAACGTGCAAGGAGTATTAGCATTGGCTGATCAAGATGATGAGAATATGGGTGGATTTCAATGTATACCATGGTTATACCGTAATTACGATTCGTGGAAATTAACGCAGCCAGAAGACCGAGACCATTTTCAACCTTCATTAGAGGGTTTAGAAGATAAAATTGTAAAAGTGAAAATGATGGCAGGTGATTTACTGATTTTCAATAGCACCGAACCACATGGTATTAGACCAAATAAGTCGAAGGATAAAGTTAGAATAGCACAGTATATTTCAATGATGCCTGCAGAGCCAGAAAATGAAGAAATGCGTAATTGGAGGGTAAACTCTTGGAAAAATAAAATTGCGCCAGAAGGTTATGCATTTCCTGGTGATCCACGTAATTGGGAACAAACTAAATATGATACTGCTAAATTATCTCCCATAGGAGAGAAATTATTGGGATTAAAGAGCTGGTAG
- a CDS encoding SulP family inorganic anion transporter, translating to MAKIFNLFNFKQKVDYKTEILSGLTVALALVPEAIAFALIPGFSPLTGLYAAFVLALITSIFGGRPGMISGATGAVAVVFIGLILELKRNFPGIEPETILNYVFATVIVAGVLQILAGVLRLGKFIRLVPHPVMFGFVNGLAIIIFMAQFPNFYQKGTDQLLTGMNMAMMLGLTVLTMLIIWGLPKLTKAVPSSLVAIVVVSAIVIGFSIDTLTVADTMREGESIKGGFPPLSIPQIPLTFESFKIIFPFAAIVAGVGLIESLLTLNIIDEITETRGSSNRECVAQGSANILSGFLSGMGGCAMIGQSLINTSSGARARLSGITAAVMLLVFIMFGSSVIERLPMAALVGLMFMVAIGTFEWASFKTFRKMPNSDVVVMVLVTLITAITHNLAVAVLLGVVISALAYSWENAKRIRARKYVDENGVKHYEIYGPLFFGSTTLFSEKFDVQGDPSEVIIDFKESRVADMSGIEALNKITERYSKVGKKVHLRYLSKDCIRLLANAEDIIDVNVMEDPTYKVMVDKL from the coding sequence ATGGCGAAGATTTTCAATTTATTCAATTTTAAACAAAAAGTAGATTATAAAACAGAAATCCTATCAGGATTAACGGTAGCATTGGCCTTAGTGCCCGAGGCTATTGCTTTTGCATTAATACCAGGTTTTTCGCCTTTAACAGGATTATACGCGGCATTTGTCCTAGCTTTGATAACCTCAATTTTCGGAGGTAGACCAGGCATGATTTCTGGTGCTACAGGTGCAGTAGCGGTTGTTTTCATCGGGTTGATATTAGAATTGAAAAGAAACTTCCCTGGAATAGAGCCAGAGACCATTTTAAATTATGTTTTTGCTACTGTAATTGTGGCGGGTGTTTTACAAATATTAGCGGGAGTATTACGTTTAGGAAAATTCATTCGTTTAGTACCGCATCCGGTAATGTTTGGTTTTGTAAACGGTTTAGCGATTATCATATTTATGGCTCAGTTTCCTAATTTTTATCAGAAAGGAACAGACCAACTACTAACAGGTATGAATATGGCTATGATGTTAGGGTTAACAGTATTGACCATGTTAATTATATGGGGATTACCAAAGTTAACAAAGGCAGTACCTTCTTCCCTGGTCGCAATTGTAGTTGTTTCTGCCATAGTTATCGGGTTCAGTATAGATACATTAACCGTAGCGGATACCATGAGAGAAGGTGAGTCTATTAAGGGTGGTTTTCCACCATTATCTATTCCACAGATACCGTTGACATTCGAATCTTTTAAAATCATTTTCCCGTTTGCAGCAATTGTAGCGGGTGTTGGTTTAATAGAGAGTTTATTGACCTTAAATATTATAGATGAAATTACCGAAACTAGAGGTAGTAGTAATAGGGAATGTGTAGCACAAGGTTCAGCTAACATTTTATCAGGATTCTTATCCGGTATGGGAGGCTGCGCTATGATCGGTCAAAGTTTAATTAATACATCGTCTGGTGCAAGAGCAAGATTGTCTGGTATTACCGCAGCGGTTATGTTATTGGTATTTATCATGTTTGGTTCCAGTGTAATTGAGCGTTTGCCAATGGCAGCATTGGTTGGCTTAATGTTTATGGTGGCCATAGGTACTTTTGAATGGGCTAGCTTTAAGACTTTTAGAAAAATGCCAAATTCAGATGTTGTAGTTATGGTATTGGTGACTTTGATTACCGCAATTACACATAACTTGGCAGTAGCTGTTTTGTTAGGTGTAGTTATTTCTGCATTGGCATATTCTTGGGAGAATGCAAAAAGAATTCGTGCAAGAAAATATGTGGATGAAAATGGAGTAAAGCATTATGAAATCTATGGTCCTTTATTCTTTGGCTCTACCACGCTTTTTAGTGAAAAATTCGATGTTCAAGGAGACCCAAGTGAGGTAATTATCGACTTTAAAGAGAGCCGTGTTGCAGATATGAGCGGAATAGAAGCCTTGAATAAGATTACAGAACGATACTCCAAAGTAGGTAAGAAGGTACATTTACGTTATTTAAGTAAAGATTGTATTCGCTTATTAGCAAATGCAGAAGACATTATAGATGTAAATGTAATGGAGGACCCTACTTACAAAGTAATGGTCGATAAATTATAG
- a CDS encoding lactonase family protein has product MKNKVGLLIAIIGLVILNSCKMEESKIEEVLFVGTYTDNGSEGIYRYSLNLDTGELTNKSLAAKIKSPSYLAFSPDKNSLYAVSEVDNYKNEDGSITTFRVKDTTLTEVAVQSTHGAHPCFVGVSDDGKLVAVANYTGGNVAVFSALDNGNLKPSPQVIDHKVLDTSRTAHAHMAAFLNDELIVSDLGLDRIKRYKEFDGKFVSSEQKELVVAEGAGPRHFVISKDAEFLYVINELNSTITMFKKDEGKYYGKETYDTVASDFKGESYCADLHLSPDGKYLYGTNRGENTVVIFEVDQITGKLKLVGRESVIGDWPRNFTIDPTGKYLLVANQRSNNIVVFNRDAENGTLSFVSQVDLPSPVCLKFY; this is encoded by the coding sequence ATGAAGAATAAAGTAGGTTTACTCATTGCAATTATTGGGTTGGTAATTTTAAACAGTTGTAAAATGGAAGAGTCAAAAATTGAAGAGGTATTATTTGTGGGAACGTATACGGATAATGGGAGTGAAGGCATATATAGATATAGTTTAAATCTAGACACAGGTGAGTTGACCAATAAATCATTAGCGGCGAAAATTAAAAGCCCTTCTTACCTAGCATTTTCTCCGGATAAAAATTCTTTATATGCCGTAAGTGAGGTGGACAATTATAAAAACGAAGATGGTTCAATTACCACATTTAGAGTAAAAGATACTACACTTACCGAAGTAGCTGTACAATCTACACATGGCGCCCATCCCTGTTTTGTAGGTGTTAGTGATGATGGTAAATTAGTTGCAGTAGCAAATTATACAGGAGGAAATGTAGCGGTATTTAGCGCTTTGGATAATGGGAATCTTAAGCCGTCTCCACAAGTTATAGACCACAAGGTATTAGACACAAGTAGAACGGCACATGCGCACATGGCAGCTTTCTTAAATGATGAATTAATAGTGTCGGATTTAGGTTTAGACCGTATTAAAAGATATAAGGAATTTGATGGCAAGTTTGTTTCAAGCGAACAAAAAGAATTAGTAGTTGCCGAGGGTGCTGGTCCTAGACATTTTGTAATCTCTAAGGATGCAGAATTTCTTTATGTTATTAATGAATTAAATTCTACAATAACCATGTTTAAGAAAGATGAGGGTAAATATTATGGTAAAGAAACCTATGATACAGTAGCCTCGGATTTTAAAGGGGAAAGTTATTGTGCGGATCTTCATTTATCGCCAGACGGAAAATATTTGTACGGAACCAACAGAGGAGAAAATACTGTAGTAATTTTTGAGGTAGATCAAATTACAGGAAAATTAAAACTGGTAGGTAGAGAGTCTGTTATAGGCGATTGGCCAAGAAATTTTACTATTGACCCAACAGGGAAATATCTACTGGTAGCAAATCAACGAAGTAACAATATTGTTGTTTTTAATAGAGATGCAGAGAATGGTACTCTAAGTTTTGTAAGCCAGGTTGATTTGCCTAGTCCAGTATGTTTAAAATTCTATTAA